The stretch of DNA GCCAGAGCCGGCTCATAGCCGCACACATCCCGGGGCAAACAGGACATGGCACCACTGGGTATGTATGGCAGGTTGGCGGTTATAACGGCCACCGTTCCGGGCGACAGCATCCCCTGCAGAGGTGTCATTAGATCACCCGCATGAAAAAGTACCGGCACGTTATGCCGGGCGGCATTAGCACGAGCAATGTCCAGGGCATTTTCCGATATGTCTATGGCATGCACACGGGTGCCCGGCGGTGCCAGGCGGCTCAAGCTCACAGCCACTGCACCGCTTCCCGTGCCCACATCCACCACAACCCGCCGCCCGGGCCAGCTAGATAACACTTCCAACGCCTTTTCTACCATTAACTCGGTTTCAGGCCTGGGAATTAAAACATGGGGCCCAACTTCAAAGTCAAGCCCCATGAATTCTTTAAGCCCCGTAAGGTAGGCCACGGGCTCACCGCCCGCCCGGCGCTCCAGCAATGTACGGTAGCGCCGCTGGCGGTCCGTATTAAGCACCAGGTCAGCTTCCCGGTACAAATACACCCGGTCCCGGCCCAGCACATGGGCCAGCAGCACCTCGGCATCCAGCCGGGGGGAAAACGCGCCCTTTTCCTTCAAATACCGGGCAGCCTGAATGAGACTGTCCCGCACGGTTAAGCCCGGCATGGCTAATCCACCTGCTGCAGGCGCTCGGCCTGGTCGGTTGTAATCAGGGCGTCAACCACTTCCTGTAAATTACCCATGAGCACCTCCTGCAACCGGTGCAGGGTCAGCCCAATGCGGTGGTCGGTAACCCTGTTTTGGGGGAAATTATAGGTGCGA from Desulfoscipio gibsoniae DSM 7213 encodes:
- the prmC gene encoding peptide chain release factor N(5)-glutamine methyltransferase — translated: MPGLTVRDSLIQAARYLKEKGAFSPRLDAEVLLAHVLGRDRVYLYREADLVLNTDRQRRYRTLLERRAGGEPVAYLTGLKEFMGLDFEVGPHVLIPRPETELMVEKALEVLSSWPGRRVVVDVGTGSGAVAVSLSRLAPPGTRVHAIDISENALDIARANAARHNVPVLFHAGDLMTPLQGMLSPGTVAVITANLPYIPSGAMSCLPRDVCGYEPALALDGGADGLELYRRLVPQAYTWLASSGCLFMEIGPDQAEQALAMLGPHRWRPSLYRDLAGRPRLICGVKTS